From one Pithys albifrons albifrons isolate INPA30051 chromosome 22, PitAlb_v1, whole genome shotgun sequence genomic stretch:
- the KLHDC7A gene encoding kelch domain-containing protein 7A, translating to MEKCPSGQPCPGSPVLAALPWQSDMQLAGKLVLSAAALLLLTLAYRFYRSRSLAGGNIPLAEEGEHRENDSRDGDGDGDGAVGLRRRRVVGEEVRRDGGDAPRSIPGTRHTPLRGHPGMPRREEEEEEEGEEMVSEPGLTRRRAPARGESEVGSELGSELGCKLGSKSEGKAGTEPGSDPSVELGSELGNELQNELGSEPGRKLGSKSGSKLGNNPGSKPGSKLGSRLGNELGSELAREPGIKLGSDVESKPGSKVGSELGSELVSKLGSESGGKQGIKVESDPGSKLGNELGSKLENELGSEPTSKPGNKLGSDLGKDLARELARELGRDMGRDMGRELRRDMGRELRRELSSHDPGDMAKTRSHVEEGTLSPSTGLSPGICNAQTAGEGRAQITEKDLAGGGLSRETKGNRESIQTLSVISNLGLMMTASDAGSDTSYSFSSVAKIQVEENYITESQVRDGDNQPVPGLRGKVYDYFVQSISESVSKRKCLPYIPPGTPQHRSSKRVKEELQSFATQNQDPALATCDPTTPSTVPPPTRSLETSPEPPSPGRKNSILQIADSPHLQLPMEGFGAGVPPASPQPGPVAAPDPFQLPPHTQLDLGNCYEVLSRAKAQKLRPLQEAAYKVMSDNYLQVLRTPSIYGRLNAGERELILRRRMKGKMYMVVADINLQEPDLHPSRLCYYDEGGDCWHHLCHVPPEVVSRGCAMCSMFNYLFVVAGCKGTGRAQRPSNRVFCYDPLTNIWREICPLNQARPHCKLVTLDGHLYAIGGECLSTVERYDPRQDRWAFVAPLPHDTFAVAHTATVCDGEIYITGGTLRYVLLRYNPQLDSWSASPAIGSKDRTAEMVSANGFIYRFDLHHSTGVSAHRCGAKAKLWYECATYTLPDLSGFQCAVVGSLVHIIGRRFHIRFLADPVSPRFGAKELQPFPSPHGSLLPAVLVLPEGGLAQTQV from the coding sequence ATGGAAAAATGCCCCAGCGGGCAGCCCTGTCCTGGCAGTCCTGTcctggcagccctgccctggcagtcCGACATGCAGCTGGCCGGGAAGCTGGTCCTCTCCGCCGCCGCTCTGCTCCTCCTGACTCTGGCGTACAGGTTTTACAGGAGCCGCTCGCTCGCCGGGGGCAACATCCCGCTGGCTGAGGAGGGAGAGCACCGGGAAAATGATTCccgggatggggatggggatggggatggcgCAGTGGGTCTGCGACGGAGGAGGGTGGTGGGTGAGGAGGTGAGGAGGGATGGTGGGGACGCacccaggagcatccctgggacGCGGCACACGCCTCTCCGGGGGCATCCAGGTATGCCAaggcgggaggaggaggaggaggaggaaggagaggagatggTTTCTGAACCGGGGCTGACTCGCAGGAGAGCACCGGCCAGGGGGGAAAGTGAGGTGGGAAGTGAACTGGGAAGTGAGCTGGGATGTAAGTTGGGAAGTAAATCAGAAGGCAAGGCAGGAACTGAGCCAGGAAGTGATCCCAGTGTCGAGCTGGGAAGTGAGTTGGGAAATGAGCTGCAAAATGAGTTGGGAAGTGAGCCAGGAAGAAAGCTGGGAAGTAAATCAGGAAGCAAGCTGGGAAATAACCCAGGAAGCAAGCCAGGAAGCAAGTTGGGAAGCAGGTTAGGAAATGAGTTGGGAAGTGAACTGGCAAGAGAGCCAGGAATCAAGCTGGGAAGTGATGTGGAAAGTAAGCCAGGAAGCAAGGTAGGAAGTGAATTGGGAAGTGAGCTGGTAAGCAAGCTGGGAAGTGAGTCAGGAGGCAAGCAAGGAATCAAGGTGGAAAGTGATCCAGGAAGCAAGCTGGGAAACGAGTTGGGAAGTAAGCTAGAAAATGAGTTAGGAAGTGAGCCGACAAGCAAGCCAGGAAACAAGTTGGGAAGTGATCTGGGAAAGGATCTGGCAAGGGAGCTGgcaagggagctgggaagggataTGGGAAGGGATATGGGAAGGGAGCTGAGAAGGGATATGGGAAGGGAGCTGAGAAGGGAGCTGAGCTCCCATGACCCTGGGGACATGGCCAAAACACGGAGCCATGTGGAGGAGGGAACACTTTCCCCAAGCACTGGGCTTTCCCCAGGGATTTGTAATGCCCAGACAGCAGGTGAGGGACGTGCTCAAATCACAGAGAAAGATTTGGCTGGTGGAGGCCTGAGCAGGGAGACCAAGGGGAACAGGGAATCCATCCAGACCCTCAGTGTCATCTCGAACTTGGGGCTGATGATGACGGCGAGTGATGCAGGGTCGGACACCTCCTACTCTTTCTCCTCGGTTGCAAAGATCCAGGTGGAGGAGAACTACATCACTGAGAGCCAGGTGAGGGACGGGGACAACCAGCCAGTCCCTGGCCTCAGAGGCAAAGTCTACGACTACTTTGTCCAGTCCATCTCCGAGTCGGTGTCGAAGAGGAAGTGTCTCCCTTACATCCCTCCAGGAACACCCCAGCACCGCAGCTCCAAGCGGGTCAAAGAAGAGCTGCAGAGCTTTGCAACCCAGAACCAGGACCCAGCTTTGGCAACGTGTGATCCCACCACCCCCTCCACAGTTCCACCACCCACAAGGAGCTTGGAGACCTCTCCTGAGCCACCATCTCCTGGCCGCAAGAACAGCATCCTCCAGATCGCCGACAGCCCCCACCTCCAGCTGCCCATggaggggtttggggctggAGTCCCACCTGCAAGCCCCCAGCCAGGACCAGTGGCTGCTCCTGACCCCTTCCAACTGCCACCACACACCCAGCTGGACCTGGGGAACTGCTACGAGGTCCTCAGCAGGGCCAAGGCGCAGAAGCTCAGACCCCTCCAGGAGGCTGCCTACAAAGTGATGAGTGACAACTacctgcaggtgctgaggaCACCCTCCATCTACGGCCGCCTCAACGCCGGCGAGAGGGAGCTGATCCTGCGGCGGAGGATGAAGGGGAAGATGTACATGGTCGTGGCAGACATCAACCTGCAAGAGCCCGACCTCCACCCCAGCCGCCTCTGCTACTACGATGAAGGAGGGGACTGCTGGCACCACCTGTGCCACGTGCCACCAGAGGTGGTCTCCCGAGGGTGTGCCATGTGCAGCATGTTCAACTACCTCTTTGTGGTGGCcggctgcaagggcacgggcCGGGCACAGAGACCCTCCAACCGTGTCTTCTGCTACGACCCACTGACCAACATCTGGAGGGAGATCTGCCCCCTGAACCAGGCACGGCCACACTGCAAACTGGTCACCTTGGATGGCCACCTCTACGCCATTGGCGGCGAGTGCCTCTCCACGGTGGAGCGCTACGACCCCCGGCAGGACCGCTGGGCCTTCGTGGCACCGCTGCCCCACGACACCTTCGCGGTGGCTCACACGGCCACGGTGTGTGACGGGGAGATCTACATCACCGGGGGCACCCTGCGCTACGTCCTGCTCCGGTACAACCCCCAGCTGGACAGCTGGAGTGCCAGCCCGGCCATCGGCAGCAAGGACAGGACAGCTGAGATGGTGAGTGCCAATGGCTTCATCTACCGCTTCGACCTCCACCACAGCACCGGCGTCAGCGCCCACCGCTGCGGCGCCAAGGCCAAGCTGTGGTACGAGTGTGCCACCTACACCCTGCCAGACCTGTCTGGCTTCCAGTGTGCTGTGGTGGGCAGCCTGGTCCATATCATCGGCCGCCGCTTCCACATCCGCTTCCTGGCTGACCCCGTCTCACCACGCTTTGGCGccaaggagctgcagcccttccccTCGCCTCATGGCAGCCTCCTCCCAGCTGTCCTAGTGCTGCCAGAGGGAGGGCTGGCACAAACTCAGGTGTGA
- the IGSF21 gene encoding immunoglobulin superfamily member 21: MRTMSSLPLCLLLWDLLDVALAYLTVSIEPLPPVVVGDAVTLKCNFKTDGKMREIVWYRVTDGGTIKQKIFTFDAMFSTNFSQMENYRKREDLVYQSTVRLPEVRISDNGPYECHVGIYDRATREKVVLASGNVFLNVMAPPTSISVLAADTPAPFSRYQAQNFTLVCVVSGGKPAPLVYFKRDGEPIEATPLPEPPAGTGSWAPRNLLHRDLDDTKVPKSLAAEGEPGLGQAWGTAEPPRGLAAERDTVTESIPETVVSREFPRWVHVAEPIYYFRHTHAPVSDGTVEARATLTWTLNPQIDNEALFSCEVKHPALSMPMQSEVTLVAPKGPKITMTPTRARVGDTVRILVQGFQNEVFPEPLFTWTRVGSRLLDGSAEHDGKELVLERVPAELNGSMYRCTAQNPLGSTDTHTRLIVFENPNIPRGPEDSNGSLTSHCGFRLVLALTLTVILELT; this comes from the exons cctaCCTGACTGTCAGCATCGAGCCACTGCCGCCCGTCGTGGTGGGAGATGCCGTGACCTTGAAATGCAACTTCAAGACGGACGGGAAGATGAGGGAGATTGTCTGGTACAGG GTCACTGATGGTGGCACCATCAAGCAGAAGATCTTCACCTTCGATGCCATGTTCTCCACCAACTTCTCCCAGATGGAGAATTATCGTAAGAGGGAGGACCTGGTTTATCAGTCCACTGTGCG CCTTCCTGAGGTTCGCATTTCGGACAATGGGCCCTACGAGTGTCACGTGGGGATTTATGATCGAGCCACGAGGGAGAAGGTGGTGTTGGCATCGGGCAACGTGTTCCTCAACGTGATGG ctcctccgACATCCATCTCCGTGCTCGCCGCCGACACCCCCGCGCCCTTCAGCCGCTACCAGGCACAGAACTTCACCCTGGTGTGCGTGGTGTCCGGAGGGAAGCCCGCCCCACTG GTGTACTTCAAGCGGGATGGGGAGCCCATCGAGGCCACCCCTCTGCCGGAGCCGCCGGCCGGCACCGGGAGCTGGGCCCCCCGCAACCTCCTGCACCGCGACCTGGATGACACCAAGGTGCCCAAATCGCTGGCTGCCGAGGGCGAGCCGGGGCTCGGGCAGGCCTGGGGCACGGCAGAGCCACCCCGGGGACTGGCGGCCGAGCGGGACACTGTCACCGAGAGCATCCCCGAGACGGTGGTGAGCCGCGAGTTCCCGCGCTGGGTGCACGTGGCAGAGCCCATCTACTACTTCCGGCACACGCACGCGCCCGTCAGCGACGGCACGGTGGAGGCCAGAGCCACCCTGACATGGACCCTGAACCCCCAGATCGACAACGAGGCGCTCTTCAGCTGCGAGGTGAAGCACCCGGCGCTCTCCATGCCCATGCAGTCCGAGGTGACGCTCG TTGCTCCCAAGGGCCCGAAGATCACCATGACCCCGACAAGAGCCCGTGTTGGAGACACCGTGAGGATCTTGGTACAGGGTTTCCAG aatGAAGTCTTCCCCGAGCCCCTCTTCACCTGGACCCGCGTGGGGAGCCGGCTCCTCGACGGCAGCGCCGAGCACGATGGCAAAGAGCTGGTGCTGGAGCGGGTGCCCGCCGAGCTCAACGGCTCCATGTACCGCTGCACCGCCCAGAACCCGCTGGGCTCCACCGACACCCACACCCGCCTCATCGTTTTTG AAAACCCAAATATTCCCAGAGGACCAGAAGACTCCAATG gttcACTTACCAGCCACTGCGGCTTCAGGTTAGTTTTGGCACTCACCCTGACAGTGATCCTGGAGCTCACGTGA